From a single Cytophagales bacterium WSM2-2 genomic region:
- a CDS encoding AraC family transcriptional regulator: MSGKVLPVTRVLEDSFVYTCAFEHQRSFEQFTPHHVLAFQFSGETHIQHQSGVTVLKKNQVLLARKNQLTKSVKIPAGDKEYKIISVLLTDIALQKFALDSDIVCNKKYEGENILFLKPDALIRSYFQSLIPYVEKSKKISKKLAAIKTSEAIEMVLSQKPSLKTFLFDFSNPHKIDLQKFMLQNFHYNVPIENFAKLTGRSLASFKRDFDKVFQTSPRKWLQEKRLAEAHHLIHQKKQKPGEIYLDLGFENLSHFYTSFKQKFGVTPETLIHQSKSY; the protein is encoded by the coding sequence ATGAGCGGCAAGGTGCTTCCGGTAACGAGGGTTTTGGAAGATAGCTTTGTGTATACATGCGCATTTGAACATCAACGTAGCTTTGAGCAATTCACTCCTCACCATGTTCTTGCTTTTCAGTTCTCGGGTGAAACACATATCCAACATCAAAGCGGGGTCACCGTTTTGAAGAAAAATCAAGTGTTGCTAGCCCGAAAGAATCAACTGACAAAATCCGTAAAAATTCCAGCGGGTGATAAGGAGTACAAAATCATTTCGGTCCTACTTACCGATATCGCATTACAGAAGTTTGCTTTAGACTCCGACATCGTCTGCAATAAAAAGTATGAAGGTGAAAACATTCTATTTCTAAAGCCGGATGCGCTGATCAGAAGTTACTTTCAATCACTAATACCCTACGTTGAAAAGTCAAAAAAAATCAGTAAGAAACTAGCTGCCATCAAAACCAGCGAAGCCATTGAAATGGTATTAAGCCAGAAGCCTTCGTTGAAAACATTTCTATTTGATTTCTCCAACCCGCATAAGATAGATCTGCAAAAATTCATGTTGCAGAATTTTCATTACAATGTGCCAATAGAAAATTTTGCAAAGCTTACTGGCCGCAGCCTGGCAAGCTTCAAGCGTGATTTTGACAAAGTATTTCAAACATCGCCACGAAAATGGCTACAGGAAAAACGGCTGGCAGAAGCCCACCATCTCATTCATCAAAAAAAGCAAAAACCGGGTGAGATCTATTTGGATTTGGGTTTTGAGAATCTTTCTCATTTCTATACGTCTTTCAAACAAAAATTTGGAGTAACACCGGAGACACTAATTCATCAATCAAAATCATATTAA
- a CDS encoding ABC transporter ATP-binding protein — translation MEKESVSSGNIIDLKVLRRIMQFVKPYKARFYVVISLTFLLGVLTPIRPLLIQYTVDKHVQVGNYWAMVNIMIIILVLLVIQSVMQYAHTYISGRIAQFVLRDIRVKLYEHIVRLRLPFFDKTPIGRLVTRTISDVETLADVFSEGLAAMASDFLQIVFILIFMFVIDWRLALVSLSTIPLMILSTYIFKEKIKVAFNDVRNAVSNLNAFVQEHITGMGIVQMFGSEKREFEKFDVINKEHRDSNLRSVLYYSIYFPVAEIIAAMGTGLLVWYGAKGAVNAEVTGITLGTLISFIMYIQLFFRPIRMIADRYNTLQMGIVSSSRIINLLDDQTYVPQSGTLNPDHVGGEVKFEHVWFAYNDANYVLKDFNLEIKKGETIALVGATGAGKSSVINLLSRFYEINRGTIRVDGADIQEYDLSALRKNIGVVLQDVFLFSDSIRYNITLGNPGVTDAMILHAADLVGARKFIERLPGGLDYNVMERGATLSVGQRQLLSFIRAMVYDPKILVLDEATSSVDTETEEMIQEAIGKMMEGRTSIVIAHRLSTIQHANKIIVLDKGEIKEMGKHEELLARDGFYSHLHKMQYKEAV, via the coding sequence ATGGAAAAAGAGTCAGTAAGCAGCGGAAATATCATCGACCTCAAGGTACTGCGGAGGATTATGCAGTTTGTAAAACCCTACAAAGCGAGGTTTTACGTGGTGATCTCCCTGACTTTTTTATTAGGCGTGCTCACCCCCATCAGGCCTTTGCTGATCCAATACACGGTGGATAAGCATGTGCAGGTGGGCAATTACTGGGCGATGGTCAATATCATGATCATCATCCTGGTATTGCTGGTGATTCAATCGGTAATGCAATATGCACACACGTATATTTCAGGGCGGATTGCGCAGTTTGTTTTGCGAGACATCCGGGTGAAATTGTATGAGCACATCGTTCGTCTTCGGCTTCCTTTTTTTGACAAAACACCCATCGGGCGCCTGGTCACACGGACCATCTCCGATGTGGAGACACTAGCCGATGTTTTCAGTGAAGGATTGGCAGCGATGGCCAGTGATTTCCTGCAAATTGTTTTCATTCTCATTTTCATGTTCGTCATCGACTGGCGGCTCGCGCTGGTGAGCTTGTCCACCATACCACTAATGATCCTTTCCACTTATATTTTTAAAGAGAAGATCAAAGTAGCTTTCAATGACGTGCGTAATGCGGTCTCCAACCTGAATGCTTTTGTGCAGGAGCACATCACCGGTATGGGTATTGTCCAAATGTTTGGAAGCGAGAAAAGAGAGTTTGAAAAATTTGACGTGATCAACAAAGAGCACCGCGACTCGAACTTGCGTTCGGTGCTGTATTATTCAATTTATTTTCCTGTAGCCGAAATCATTGCAGCAATGGGCACGGGCTTGCTGGTTTGGTATGGAGCCAAGGGAGCTGTCAACGCAGAAGTCACAGGCATCACGTTAGGTACATTGATTTCGTTCATCATGTACATCCAGCTTTTTTTCAGACCGATACGCATGATTGCCGACCGGTACAATACATTGCAGATGGGTATCGTCAGCTCATCGCGAATCATCAACCTCCTGGATGACCAAACTTATGTCCCGCAAAGCGGAACATTGAACCCGGACCATGTAGGCGGTGAAGTGAAATTCGAACATGTGTGGTTCGCGTACAATGATGCCAACTATGTGCTGAAGGATTTCAACCTGGAGATAAAGAAAGGTGAAACGATTGCTCTTGTTGGTGCCACAGGTGCAGGGAAATCCTCCGTGATCAACTTGCTTAGCCGCTTTTATGAAATCAACCGGGGCACTATCCGTGTAGATGGAGCCGATATCCAGGAGTATGACCTCTCGGCCTTAAGAAAAAATATTGGTGTTGTACTCCAGGATGTTTTTCTTTTTTCAGATTCAATCCGCTACAATATCACGCTCGGCAATCCAGGCGTCACGGATGCCATGATTCTTCACGCTGCCGATTTGGTGGGCGCCAGAAAATTTATCGAACGCCTGCCCGGTGGCCTCGACTATAATGTGATGGAACGCGGAGCTACACTTTCGGTGGGCCAGCGCCAACTACTTTCTTTCATCAGGGCAATGGTCTATGATCCGAAAATCCTGGTGCTGGACGAAGCTACGTCATCTGTTGATACAGAGACGGAAGAAATGATTCAGGAGGCTATTGGTAAAATGATGGAAGGCCGCACCTCCATTGTCATCGCTCACCGTCTGTCTACCATTCAGCATGCCAACAAGATCATCGTGCTCGACAAGGGAGAGATCAAAGAGATGGGCAAACATGAAGAACTTCTTGCACGCGATGGATTCTATTCTCATTTACACAAAATGCAATACAAAGAAGCCGTATAG
- a CDS encoding ABC transporter, which yields MKELGYLNKYLLKYKWHLIWGLVFVLISNAFQILPAQFVRYSIDLVIDNVKVYRSFDKSAVQPGFFNVFSKGILIYAILILLMALLRGLFLYFVRQTLIVMSRLVEYDLKNEIFHHYQSLPLAFYRRNSTGDLMNRISEDVGRVRMYLGPSIMYGLQLITLFAMLVPYMFFISPKLTFYSLLPLPFLSIAVFYVNNIIEHRSDEIQKSQSRLSTFVQEAFSGIRVLKSFTREDESVAGFTKESNQYKHQSIKLTKVEALFYPLVMALVGLSTVLTVYVCSTEVINGSLTIGNMAEFIIYVNLLTWPVTLLGWTSSQVKRAEASQKRINQFLKERTNIISEKNLVKEMEGKVEFVDVSFTYPDTGIEALKNISFKINPGESLGIIGTTGSGKSTISNLVSRLYDTTSGEVLIDNQPIKDFELIGLRRQVGTVPQDVFLFSDTIYNNIGFGLEQLDEAKIFQAAKDADVYDNVQAFPQGFGTRIGERGITLSGGQKQRVSIARAVARKPKILILDDALSAVDTKTENNILNSLRRIMQGRTTIIISHRVSSAKLANKIIVLDDGRIVEQGTHESLLAQNGIYKELFEKQMQADEVEN from the coding sequence ATGAAAGAACTCGGCTACCTCAACAAATACCTCCTCAAATACAAATGGCACCTGATCTGGGGACTGGTGTTTGTACTTATCTCCAACGCATTCCAGATTTTACCGGCCCAGTTCGTACGGTATTCTATAGATTTAGTGATAGACAACGTGAAAGTGTACCGCTCCTTCGACAAAAGCGCTGTACAGCCCGGGTTCTTCAATGTTTTCTCCAAAGGCATTTTGATCTACGCGATCCTGATTTTGTTAATGGCACTTCTCCGGGGATTGTTTTTGTATTTCGTAAGGCAGACACTTATTGTGATGAGCCGCCTGGTGGAGTATGATCTGAAAAACGAAATTTTCCATCACTACCAGTCATTGCCCCTGGCCTTCTACCGGAGAAACAGTACCGGTGACCTCATGAACCGCATCAGCGAAGATGTGGGTCGCGTGCGTATGTACCTCGGGCCATCGATCATGTACGGGCTCCAGTTGATCACCCTGTTCGCGATGCTCGTGCCTTACATGTTCTTCATCAGCCCAAAGCTTACGTTTTATTCGCTGCTTCCTTTACCGTTTTTATCTATAGCGGTGTTTTATGTCAATAATATCATCGAACACCGGAGCGATGAGATTCAAAAAAGTCAGTCGCGGCTGAGCACGTTCGTACAAGAAGCTTTCTCGGGAATTCGTGTACTGAAATCATTCACTCGTGAGGACGAGTCAGTGGCTGGATTTACAAAAGAAAGTAATCAGTACAAGCACCAGTCGATCAAATTGACTAAAGTGGAAGCATTATTCTATCCATTGGTGATGGCGCTTGTTGGTTTGAGTACAGTGCTTACGGTTTACGTCTGCAGCACCGAGGTGATCAATGGGTCGCTTACGATAGGCAACATGGCCGAGTTTATTATTTATGTGAATTTGCTCACCTGGCCCGTGACCTTATTGGGCTGGACGAGCAGTCAGGTAAAAAGAGCGGAAGCTTCGCAAAAGCGTATCAATCAATTTCTGAAAGAGCGGACAAATATTATTTCGGAGAAAAACCTGGTCAAAGAGATGGAAGGCAAGGTTGAGTTTGTTGATGTAAGCTTCACCTATCCTGATACCGGTATTGAGGCATTGAAAAACATATCTTTTAAGATCAATCCGGGGGAATCGCTCGGCATTATCGGGACAACCGGCTCTGGCAAAAGCACAATTTCAAACCTGGTTTCACGTCTCTACGATACAACTTCGGGTGAAGTACTCATCGATAATCAGCCGATCAAAGATTTTGAACTTATCGGTTTGCGAAGGCAAGTCGGCACAGTGCCACAGGATGTTTTTCTTTTCAGCGATACGATCTACAACAATATCGGGTTTGGCCTGGAACAACTGGATGAAGCAAAGATCTTTCAGGCGGCCAAAGATGCCGATGTGTACGACAATGTGCAGGCATTTCCGCAAGGTTTCGGCACACGTATCGGAGAGCGTGGAATTACTTTATCCGGCGGTCAGAAGCAGCGCGTGTCGATCGCCAGGGCTGTGGCACGTAAGCCCAAGATCCTTATCCTTGATGACGCCCTCTCTGCTGTCGATACAAAAACAGAAAATAATATTCTTAACAGCCTCAGGCGAATCATGCAAGGTCGCACCACGATTATCATTTCGCACCGGGTTTCTTCAGCAAAGCTGGCTAACAAAATCATTGTGCTGGATGACGGCCGCATAGTAGAGCAAGGAACTCACGAAAGTCTTCTCGCGCAAAATGGTATCTACAAAGAACTGTTTGAAAAGCAAATGCAGGCAGACGAAGTCGAGAACTAA
- a CDS encoding oxidoreductase — protein MKKAALVSGASIAGLTMAYWLNRYGYKVTVVEISAGLKKGGSPIDIRAEAIDVAERMGIYEKIKAMSLETTIEFVNAENECIGTLNGLGKDESGRDIELHRNHLIEIIQESAGPDIEYLFSNSIQTINQDENTVTVTLKDGQTRNFDFLFGADGVHSSVRRLVFGNEENYNHFCGAYFAILNVDKNNERQNAGRMYNMPSKMAGISTKGNLILLFKSPKLIYDYSNASQHKQILNEKFSECGWQIPAILKTMTNSNELYFDEICQIKMSSWTKGRVALIGDAAHCSGFPTGMGSSLAMHGATLLADELKASNGDYQSAFSKYDTSLHPVVEAIQATVMHGLSFLVPDTEEAISSRNSMVS, from the coding sequence ATGAAAAAAGCAGCATTAGTTTCAGGAGCAAGCATAGCAGGACTTACAATGGCATATTGGCTAAATCGTTATGGTTATAAAGTTACAGTTGTAGAAATTTCTGCGGGACTAAAAAAAGGTGGTTCACCAATTGATATAAGAGCAGAGGCAATTGATGTAGCTGAACGAATGGGGATTTACGAAAAAATTAAAGCTATGAGTTTAGAAACAACCATAGAATTTGTCAATGCTGAAAATGAATGTATTGGAACATTAAACGGATTAGGAAAAGATGAATCAGGAAGGGATATCGAATTACATAGAAATCATTTGATAGAAATTATTCAGGAATCTGCTGGCCCGGATATAGAATACCTTTTTAGTAATAGTATCCAAACAATTAATCAAGATGAGAATACAGTCACAGTAACTTTGAAAGATGGACAAACCAGAAATTTTGATTTTCTTTTTGGCGCAGATGGTGTTCACTCTAGTGTTCGCAGGTTGGTTTTTGGTAACGAAGAAAATTACAATCATTTCTGCGGAGCATACTTTGCGATTTTGAATGTAGATAAAAACAATGAAAGACAAAATGCAGGTCGAATGTATAACATGCCGAGCAAAATGGCTGGCATTAGCACAAAAGGCAACTTGATATTATTATTTAAATCGCCAAAGTTAATTTACGATTACAGCAACGCTTCACAACACAAGCAAATACTGAACGAAAAATTTTCGGAATGTGGTTGGCAAATACCTGCTATTTTAAAAACCATGACCAATAGTAACGAATTGTATTTTGACGAAATATGTCAAATTAAAATGTCTTCATGGACAAAAGGGCGAGTTGCATTAATTGGCGATGCTGCACACTGTTCGGGTTTTCCAACAGGAATGGGAAGTAGTTTGGCAATGCACGGTGCAACATTACTGGCTGATGAATTAAAAGCATCAAATGGTGATTACCAATCGGCATTTTCAAAATATGACACCTCCTTGCATCCTGTTGTAGAAGCTATACAAGCAACTGTAATGCACGGATTGAGCTTCTTAGTTCCAGACACAGAAGAAGCAATTAGTTCGCGGAATAGCATGGTAAGTTGA
- the coaE gene encoding dephospho-CoA kinase encodes MKKPLRVGVTGGIGSGKSLICKIFASLGIPTYDADSRARLLMTENQSLVSQIKKEFGENSYLKDGSLNREFLGKEVFNNEAKLKVLNSFVHPAVATDSEQWIEQNSQFPYIIKEAALLYESGSYKTLDKIIVITAPEDLRVQRVMSRDKSRTREDVMKIIRNQMKEEEKINRADFIITNDESELVIPQVLKLHKRFNNDIEK; translated from the coding sequence ATGAAAAAACCGCTTCGAGTTGGCGTCACTGGTGGTATCGGTTCAGGTAAGAGCCTGATCTGTAAAATCTTTGCATCTCTTGGTATTCCAACCTACGATGCCGACAGCCGTGCACGATTGCTGATGACGGAAAACCAGTCACTGGTTAGTCAAATAAAAAAAGAATTCGGAGAAAATTCCTATTTGAAAGACGGCTCCCTGAACCGCGAGTTCCTGGGCAAAGAAGTTTTTAATAATGAAGCAAAACTAAAAGTGCTGAATAGCTTCGTTCATCCGGCAGTGGCAACTGACAGTGAGCAGTGGATCGAGCAAAACAGTCAATTCCCTTATATCATCAAAGAAGCAGCGCTTTTGTATGAATCGGGTTCGTATAAAACACTCGACAAAATAATTGTGATCACTGCTCCGGAAGATTTAAGAGTGCAGCGGGTGATGAGCAGAGACAAGTCACGTACGCGGGAGGACGTCATGAAGATCATCCGAAATCAAATGAAAGAAGAAGAGAAAATAAATCGAGCTGATTTTATTATTACCAATGACGAGAGTGAGTTGGTGATTCCTCAAGTGTTGAAATTACACAAGCGGTTCAATAATGATATTGAAAAATGA
- a CDS encoding cell envelope biogenesis protein OmpA — MMKRILATFTIALGAVIGAFAQGVTTASINGLVTDKNGQPLPGATVTAVHVPSGTKYGVASRSDGRYTLPAVRIGGPYTITVTFVGYEDQKADVDYLGLDQNYTSNFKLGESAVTLSEIQVIAQKDPVLNAERTGAATSVRKEQFERLPTITRSIADFVALDPRSSGGVNQFTFGGRSNLYNNFTIDGATSNNVFGLSALPGGASPPISVDAIQAIQINFAPYDVRQGGFTGAGINAVTRSGTNEFSGSVYAFYKNQGMVGTKVAGVTQQNANFDYKDIGFRLGGPIIKNKLFFFVNYENEKQIQPAVTFPVNTPGNAPVALDKTDPNYATGIIGENNLQRIVDFFNDNPTLVNNYKPGTFNNFDLPTQSQRFLARFDFNISDKHKLTLRYNQSNAFRDIIPSTSFNPFASGPSGARTVSINSIPFSNSYYRQLNNVYSVVTELNSAFSSKYSNTLTIGYSAFRDPREQGGGGSVPSFPIVDIKGPNGLYLTTIGPDPFTKNNNLAQDIIQINDNFNIYLPNHVVTLGTANEFFKFTNTFTPMINGNYQYNSISDFLNNITAASAANAPAVFQVQYSAIAGNPAPGAVWSAQQFGVYAQDEYTGIKNLKLTYGLRVDLPSYPNSLPQNPTSDALSFANGEQVQVGKLPKANPLYSPRVGFNWDVKGDKTLQVRGGTGVFTGRIPFVWLSNQVSNNGLLFGQISQSGQAANFASGYNFSPTPFVPAVIATSPQIGLNATVNNFKFPQVWRTNFAVDKLLPYGMIATLEAIYTKDVNAVYWRDANFNGPIRNVDGDGRPQFAATIAPNPTAGAVDANGVPLDIGRRVNQNIINAYVLDNTNKGYQLSLTAQLQKSFGKGFYASAAYTYSDSRDVNQGTGSQASTTAYAIVQSFNTPVLSYSSNLTQNRVIFSASYKKEYAKYFATTISGIYNGGSGNRFSYTYSGDVNGDGSNNDLIYIPRNQSEILLTTTNATDTRSVSEIWSQLDNYISQDKYLSKHRGEYASRNGAAAPWVHVLNLRLLQDFYIETGNGKRNTLQFSFEAFNFLNLLNSDWGVIQSAARPALLGFAGYENASVTTANTNSANPLLPNSSYTTTAATGRPIFTFATNANGTPLTSSWINNTGTSSRYQLQIGVRYIFN; from the coding sequence ATGATGAAAAGAATACTAGCAACATTTACGATTGCGCTGGGTGCTGTGATAGGTGCTTTCGCTCAAGGCGTAACTACTGCGAGTATCAATGGTCTGGTAACTGACAAAAATGGTCAGCCACTACCGGGTGCCACTGTTACAGCAGTACACGTACCATCTGGTACGAAATACGGAGTTGCATCACGCTCAGACGGACGCTACACGCTTCCGGCTGTGAGGATTGGTGGTCCGTATACAATCACAGTGACCTTTGTGGGTTATGAAGATCAGAAAGCTGACGTGGACTACCTGGGGTTGGACCAAAACTATACCTCCAACTTCAAATTAGGAGAATCTGCTGTTACTCTTTCCGAGATTCAGGTAATTGCACAGAAAGACCCGGTGCTCAATGCTGAGCGTACAGGTGCAGCAACAAGTGTGCGGAAAGAGCAATTCGAAAGACTCCCAACCATTACCCGCAGTATTGCTGACTTCGTAGCGCTTGATCCAAGATCCAGCGGTGGTGTTAACCAGTTTACTTTTGGCGGCAGAAGTAACTTGTACAACAACTTCACCATTGACGGAGCTACATCAAACAACGTGTTTGGTCTGAGTGCTTTGCCCGGTGGTGCTTCTCCTCCTATTTCCGTAGATGCTATCCAGGCTATCCAGATAAACTTTGCTCCTTACGATGTACGTCAGGGCGGGTTCACCGGTGCCGGTATCAATGCCGTAACCCGAAGCGGAACAAACGAGTTTTCCGGATCAGTGTATGCGTTTTACAAAAACCAGGGAATGGTGGGCACTAAAGTTGCCGGTGTAACTCAGCAGAATGCCAATTTTGATTACAAGGACATTGGTTTCCGTTTAGGCGGTCCTATCATCAAGAACAAATTGTTCTTCTTCGTTAACTATGAAAACGAAAAGCAGATACAGCCAGCGGTAACATTCCCAGTGAATACTCCGGGTAACGCACCTGTAGCACTTGACAAGACAGATCCTAACTATGCCACAGGTATAATCGGTGAAAATAACCTGCAGCGTATCGTTGACTTTTTTAATGACAACCCCACCCTTGTAAATAATTACAAGCCTGGTACTTTCAACAACTTTGATTTACCGACACAAAGCCAAAGATTCCTTGCAAGATTTGACTTCAATATCTCTGACAAGCATAAGCTGACACTTCGCTACAATCAGTCAAACGCTTTCCGTGATATTATTCCAAGTACTTCTTTCAACCCATTTGCATCAGGTCCTTCCGGTGCCCGTACAGTTAGCATCAACTCTATTCCTTTCTCTAACTCGTACTATCGCCAGTTGAACAATGTTTATTCAGTAGTTACTGAATTGAACAGTGCTTTCAGCAGCAAGTATTCCAACACGTTGACCATCGGCTATTCTGCTTTCCGCGATCCGCGCGAGCAGGGTGGTGGTGGCTCTGTGCCTTCATTCCCAATTGTTGATATCAAAGGTCCTAACGGATTGTATCTGACTACCATTGGTCCTGATCCATTTACCAAGAACAACAACCTGGCGCAGGACATTATCCAGATCAACGATAACTTCAACATCTATTTGCCTAACCACGTGGTGACATTGGGTACCGCTAACGAATTCTTCAAGTTCACGAATACGTTTACCCCGATGATCAATGGTAACTATCAGTACAATAGCATCAGTGATTTCCTGAACAACATTACTGCAGCATCGGCAGCAAATGCTCCTGCGGTATTCCAGGTGCAGTACTCTGCTATCGCTGGCAACCCGGCCCCCGGTGCGGTATGGAGTGCACAGCAATTTGGTGTGTATGCGCAGGATGAATATACCGGGATCAAAAACCTGAAGCTTACGTATGGTTTGCGTGTTGATTTGCCTTCTTATCCTAACTCACTGCCTCAGAACCCTACCAGCGATGCTTTGTCATTTGCTAATGGCGAGCAAGTACAGGTTGGAAAATTGCCAAAAGCAAACCCGCTGTATTCACCTCGCGTAGGATTCAACTGGGATGTAAAAGGTGACAAGACCTTGCAGGTGCGCGGTGGTACGGGAGTATTCACCGGACGTATTCCTTTCGTGTGGCTCTCTAATCAGGTTTCTAACAACGGACTTTTGTTCGGCCAGATTTCACAATCAGGTCAGGCTGCCAACTTTGCGTCTGGTTATAATTTCAGCCCTACGCCATTTGTACCAGCCGTCATAGCAACCTCACCACAAATCGGTCTTAACGCCACTGTTAACAACTTCAAATTCCCGCAAGTATGGAGAACCAACTTTGCAGTAGATAAGCTGTTGCCTTATGGTATGATTGCTACTTTGGAAGCGATCTATACCAAAGATGTTAACGCAGTTTACTGGAGAGATGCCAACTTCAACGGACCTATCCGTAATGTAGATGGCGATGGCCGTCCACAGTTTGCTGCAACGATTGCTCCTAATCCTACAGCCGGTGCCGTTGATGCCAACGGTGTTCCTTTGGATATCGGAAGAAGAGTAAATCAGAATATCATTAACGCTTACGTGTTGGACAACACCAACAAAGGATACCAGCTTTCTTTGACTGCTCAATTGCAGAAAAGCTTTGGCAAAGGGTTCTATGCTTCCGCAGCGTATACCTACTCAGATTCACGTGACGTGAACCAGGGAACAGGATCACAGGCAAGTACTACGGCTTACGCCATCGTACAGAGTTTCAATACACCTGTGCTCTCTTACTCAAGCAACCTGACTCAAAACCGGGTGATCTTCAGCGCTTCTTACAAGAAAGAATACGCTAAATATTTTGCTACTACGATCTCCGGAATCTACAATGGTGGATCAGGAAACCGTTTTTCTTACACGTATAGCGGTGACGTAAATGGTGACGGATCGAACAATGATTTGATCTACATCCCACGCAACCAGAGTGAAATATTGCTGACAACGACAAACGCTACGGATACCCGGTCAGTAAGCGAAATCTGGAGTCAATTGGATAACTACATCAGCCAGGATAAATATTTGAGCAAGCACCGTGGTGAGTATGCATCCAGAAATGGTGCCGCAGCGCCTTGGGTTCATGTACTTAACCTCCGCCTGTTGCAGGATTTCTACATCGAAACCGGAAACGGCAAGCGCAATACGCTTCAGTTCTCTTTTGAAGCGTTCAACTTCCTGAACTTGCTTAATTCTGACTGGGGTGTAATTCAATCTGCAGCAAGACCTGCATTGCTTGGATTCGCTGGTTACGAAAATGCATCTGTAACAACAGCTAATACAAATTCTGCTAACCCGTTGTTGCCTAACAGTTCTTACACCACCACTGCAGCAACCGGCCGTCCTATTTTCACATTCGCTACAAACGCGAATGGTACGCCTCTGACAAGTTCATGGATCAACAACACCGGAACCAGCTCAAGATATCAGTTGCAGATCGGTGTTCGTTACATCTTCAATTAA
- the galA gene encoding arabinogalactan endo-beta-1,4-galactanase: MNRVAYWFLLVIVAVTQCGDKSGGVTPPETTIFAKGADVGWLTQMEAAGVKFYNKDGVQQECMQILKDLGINSIRLRAWVHPTDGWNNTKDLVIKAKRAKSLGMRIMIDFHYSDDWADPGKQYKPVSWASLSFDALKTTLYDYTKSVMDTLQSNDITPEWVQIGNETNDGMLWEDGRASKSMSNFAALINAGYNAVKAVSKTTKVIVHISNGHDNSLFRWMFDGLTKNNANYDIIGMSLYPSYASQGVNGWSAVNSLCLTNMNDMVTRYNKPVMVVEVGMPVNDAATAKAFLVDIINKTKAVPGKNGLGVFYWEPECYKDWQGYKLGAFDDSGKPSIALEAFSN; encoded by the coding sequence ATGAACCGGGTAGCCTATTGGTTTCTATTAGTAATTGTAGCAGTTACTCAATGTGGCGACAAGTCGGGCGGTGTTACTCCTCCCGAAACAACAATTTTTGCCAAAGGTGCTGATGTCGGGTGGCTTACTCAAATGGAAGCAGCAGGAGTAAAATTTTATAACAAGGACGGGGTGCAACAGGAATGCATGCAAATCCTGAAAGACCTTGGAATTAATTCCATCCGGTTGCGGGCATGGGTTCACCCAACTGATGGCTGGAACAATACGAAAGACCTTGTCATTAAAGCCAAGCGTGCCAAATCACTTGGCATGAGAATCATGATTGACTTTCACTACAGCGATGACTGGGCCGACCCGGGCAAGCAGTATAAGCCAGTTTCTTGGGCGAGTCTGAGTTTTGATGCGCTTAAAACCACGCTGTATGATTACACCAAAAGCGTGATGGACACCCTTCAGTCGAATGACATCACTCCCGAATGGGTTCAAATCGGAAATGAAACAAATGACGGTATGCTTTGGGAAGACGGCCGCGCATCGAAAAGCATGAGCAACTTCGCTGCACTGATAAATGCAGGGTACAATGCAGTCAAAGCTGTGAGCAAAACCACGAAAGTAATTGTTCACATTTCTAATGGGCATGACAATAGCTTGTTCCGCTGGATGTTTGACGGCTTGACCAAGAACAATGCGAACTACGATATCATCGGTATGTCGCTGTATCCATCTTATGCTTCACAGGGAGTCAATGGTTGGAGTGCGGTTAATTCACTGTGCCTGACAAACATGAATGACATGGTGACGAGGTACAACAAGCCCGTCATGGTAGTGGAGGTAGGAATGCCTGTCAATGATGCCGCCACAGCTAAAGCCTTTTTGGTAGATATTATCAATAAGACAAAAGCCGTCCCCGGCAAAAATGGTCTAGGTGTTTTTTATTGGGAGCCTGAATGCTACAAGGACTGGCAGGGTTACAAGCTTGGTGCGTTTGACGATTCAGGGAAACCCTCCATAGCATTGGAGGCTTTTTCGAATTGA